TGCGCACGGGATATTCGGAAACGGGGACAACAATACGCTCAACAACAACGGGACAATCACGACGTCGGGTGCAAATGCCCACGGCATCAACTCGCTGGGCACGATGCTAGGTCCGATCACCAATTCGGGATCGATAACCGTGACAGGGCCGGGCAGTCTTGGCGCCTTCATCGCCAGCGCCGTGACCTTCACTAACACCGCAAGCGGTTCCATCGTCAGCCTGCAGGATACTGGAGTTCTCGCCAATAACGGCGGCACCTTCAACAATGCGGGCACCATCACCGGCCAGAACATCGGCATCAACGTAAACAACGGGCTGGCGACCGTGACCAATTCCGGATCGATCACCGGTATCGTCGGCGCAGGCCTGCTGTTCTCCGGCACTTTCGACAACACGGTCACCAATTCCGGCACGATCACCGGACAGGCCGGACAAGCCATCACATTCGCGGGCGGCAACGACACCTTCAACCAGCTCGCCGGCGCGATCAACGGCAATGTCGACATGGGCGACGGCGCAAATCGCGTCAACATCTCGGGCGGATCAATCAACGGCACCATTACGGCCGGCGTGGGAGCAGACCAGTTGACGTGGACCGGTGGCGTCGTCGCCGGCGCGATCAATCTCGGCGCGGGCGACGACGTCGCGACGCTGCGCAACCTGACGACCGCGGATCTGGCGGCATTGACCAAACTCGACGGAGGACAAGGCGTCGACCACCTCGTCTTCGACAACACGACCGCAAGTGGCGTAGAGCGCTTCGCGAACTGGGAATTCGTCGAGCTCGCCAACAATTCGAAGCTGACCTTCGCCGGCACGCTGACGCTCGGAGATTCCGGCACCGGCACCGGTGCGCTCTCGATCGATCCGACGAGCACGGTGTTCGCCGGCAACGGAAACCACGCGATCGTACCGTTCACCACGGGCCAGCTCGTCATGGTCACCAATGCAGGCTTGATCGACCTGACGAACGGGCCGCCCGCCGCCACCGACAGTCTCACCATCGTCGGTAACTACGTCGGGCAGAGTGGGCGCCTTGCGCTGCAGAGCGTTCTGGCGGGCGATGGTTCGCCCTCGGACAAGCTGGTGATCAGCACCGGTGCCGGCACCGGCGCGACTGGGATCAGCGTCACCAATCTGGGCGGCGCCGGGGCCCTGACCACCGGCGACGGCATCCTCGTGGTCCAGGCCGTCAATGGCGGCAGCACGGCGGCGGGCGCCTTCTCGTTAAGCGGGGCGGTTGCGGCGGGACCGTTCGAATACCTGCTGTTTCGCGGGGGCGCGTCCGCCGGCACGACCGACAACTGGTATCTGCGATCAACCGCGCCGCCCGGGCCGCAGTCACAGCCGAGTCCAGTGCCTATCGTTCCAAGCCCGCAGGCTCCTGTCGTGCAGACACCAAGCGGGCCGGTGGTCCCGCTGTTTCGCCCTGAGGTCGCGCTCGACGCGATCGTGCCCGAGATGGCGCGGCAGCTTGCGCTTGCGACGCTCGGCACCTTCCACGAACGCCAGGGAGACCAGCGACTGCTCATCGGCACCGGAGATTTCCCGGCCGCCTGGGGACGCGTGTTCGGTCAGCATACCGAGCAGAGCTGGACGGGCACCGTGTTGCCGTCCATCAGCGGAACTGTCTGGGGTCTGCAAACCGGCCTCGATCTGTTCTCGCGTGAGACGCCAAACGGCGACCGCGACCGCCTCGGGATATTCTACGGCCACGGCGGCGTGAACGGCGATGTCCGCGGATTCGCCATCGGTCAGCTCAACAGTCCGGCCGGCACGCTGACGCAGCAGGGCGACAGCCTCGGTGGCTACTGGACCCATCTCGGTCCGACCAACTGGTACCTCGACGCCGTCGTCATGAATACGTGGC
The DNA window shown above is from Bradyrhizobium sp. CB1650 and carries:
- a CDS encoding autotransporter domain-containing protein; translated protein: MTGPGSLGAFIASAVTFTNTASGSIVSLQDTGVLANNGGTFNNAGTITGQNIGINVNNGLATVTNSGSITGIVGAGLLFSGTFDNTVTNSGTITGQAGQAITFAGGNDTFNQLAGAINGNVDMGDGANRVNISGGSINGTITAGVGADQLTWTGGVVAGAINLGAGDDVATLRNLTTADLAALTKLDGGQGVDHLVFDNTTASGVERFANWEFVELANNSKLTFAGTLTLGDSGTGTGALSIDPTSTVFAGNGNHAIVPFTTGQLVMVTNAGLIDLTNGPPAATDSLTIVGNYVGQSGRLALQSVLAGDGSPSDKLVISTGAGTGATGISVTNLGGAGALTTGDGILVVQAVNGGSTAAGAFSLSGAVAAGPFEYLLFRGGASAGTTDNWYLRSTAPPGPQSQPSPVPIVPSPQAPVVQTPSGPVVPLFRPEVALDAIVPEMARQLALATLGTFHERQGDQRLLIGTGDFPAAWGRVFGQHTEQSWTGTVLPSISGTVWGLQTGLDLFSRETPNGDRDRLGIFYGHGGVNGDVRGFAIGQLNSPAGTLTQQGDSLGGYWTHLGPTNWYLDAVVMNTWLTGNTRTFRGIGAIDDGSILTASLESGYPLPLGASWTIEPQAQIIWQRTSLDSTQDLFSTINYGASDVLTGRLGVRLQGALQVGATPLQPYLRANLWHTFDATDSVTFALTPIGTAIGASAYEVGGGVMAQLTTSVGLYINASYLGNLGSEHRRAAGGNAGLRVTW